The stretch of DNA TCTTCCAGCCTTATTCTGTCAAAGACGATACAGACTCTGGACAACTATTCTCCCCAGTCTTCGCCTACGCTTTCTGCTGGTTTTAGCGACACGTTTGATCCACTTTTAGTTGCGATTTCAAAGTCCGCGCCACATTCTGGGCAAGAGACTATTTCGCCT from Candidatus Nitrosotenuis aquarius encodes:
- the lysW/argW gene encoding alpha-aminoadipate/glutamate carrier protein LysW, translated to MNCLECDAGINIPDDAAVGEIVSCPECGADFEIATKSGSNVSLKPAESVGEDWGE